In Halostella litorea, a single window of DNA contains:
- a CDS encoding chorismate mutase has product MADDDTDGRRPDEMSLDELREEIESIDRELVELIARRTYVADTVAEVKEQHDLPTTDEAQEAAVMERAGENAEQFGVDANLVKAIFRLLIELNKVEQRESR; this is encoded by the coding sequence ATGGCTGACGACGACACGGACGGACGGCGGCCGGACGAGATGAGCCTCGACGAACTCCGCGAGGAGATAGAGAGCATCGACCGCGAACTCGTCGAACTCATCGCGCGGCGCACCTACGTCGCCGACACCGTCGCGGAGGTAAAAGAACAGCACGACCTGCCGACCACCGACGAGGCCCAGGAGGCGGCGGTGATGGAACGCGCCGGCGAGAACGCCGAGCAGTTCGGCGTGGACGCGAACCTCGTGAAGGCGATCTTCCGGCTGCTGATCGAGTTGAACAAGGTCGAACAGCGCGAGAGTCGTTAG
- a CDS encoding LysE family translocator: MQRTLSKGRLSGFVSGLGAASADAVYGSIAGFGITVLSSLLLDHRTAIRIGGGLLLLYLGAQSFRAEPAETAVSPSDVEGLVRDYGSTFLLTITNPVTILAFIGIFTGLGVGVTGDYTDAAVLVCGVFVGSALWWFALSIGVSRFRSRFTRPVMRRVNQLAGAIIVGFGLLGLWSAL, from the coding sequence ATCCAGCGAACGCTTTCTAAAGGCCGGCTCTCGGGGTTCGTCAGCGGCCTCGGAGCGGCGTCTGCGGACGCCGTGTACGGGTCGATTGCGGGGTTCGGTATCACGGTGTTATCGTCGCTCCTGCTCGACCATCGGACGGCTATCCGTATCGGCGGTGGCCTCCTTCTCCTGTACCTCGGCGCTCAGTCGTTCCGTGCCGAGCCAGCAGAGACGGCGGTGTCCCCGTCGGACGTGGAGGGGCTCGTCAGGGACTACGGTTCGACGTTCCTACTGACGATAACCAATCCCGTGACCATTCTCGCCTTCATCGGCATCTTCACCGGACTGGGGGTCGGCGTCACGGGAGACTACACCGATGCCGCCGTGTTGGTTTGCGGTGTCTTCGTTGGCTCAGCGCTCTGGTGGTTCGCCCTGAGTATCGGTGTAAGCCGCTTCCGTTCGCGGTTCACTCGCCCGGTCATGCGTCGGGTGAATCAACTGGCAGGTGCAATCATCGTCGGCTTCGGGCTGCTCGGCCTTTGGAGTGCTCTGTAG